One region of Xylanimonas ulmi genomic DNA includes:
- the nhaA gene encoding Na+/H+ antiporter NhaA — protein sequence MSDPRRPGPPLRVTLRPLAPGVRAFLATEAGGALLLLGTSLAALVWANSPWHGAYEAFWHTPLGLDLGGHRLALPLEGWVNDGAMALFFLVIGLEISREATVGDLRDRRAVAVPALGALGGLCVPVAIYLAFNHSGPAAHGWGVVMSTDTAFLIGVLALFGPRCPDQLRLFLLTLAVVDDLGAIGVLAVAYTAHVSWVALGAAAVLVGALGWLRWMREWRLGPYAIVGVALWFAVYASGVHPTLAGVALGLLVPASRARPDDVAAVPAYARRLALETTAQQQHLTELAARAAVPAGERLQRVLHPWSAFVVVPVFGLANAGVRVDGEALRVAATSSLTIGVAVALVVGNAAGIFAFSAIALRTGLGQLPGRVRYSHLLGGATLAGIGFTIALFVTALAFDDPALRDQAKIGILAGSLVAAAAGSVLLRWMGERWPLCSPGSGDGPPPTLPGGPWLAPESGADQPFEGEPAAG from the coding sequence GTGAGCGATCCGCGACGCCCGGGCCCGCCACTGCGCGTCACGCTGCGCCCGCTCGCCCCGGGCGTGCGCGCGTTCCTGGCGACCGAGGCGGGCGGCGCGCTGCTGCTTCTGGGCACCTCGCTCGCCGCGCTCGTGTGGGCCAACAGCCCCTGGCATGGCGCCTACGAGGCGTTCTGGCACACCCCACTCGGCCTCGACCTGGGCGGCCACCGCCTCGCGCTGCCGCTGGAGGGCTGGGTCAACGACGGCGCGATGGCGCTGTTCTTCCTGGTCATCGGCCTGGAGATCAGCCGCGAGGCGACCGTCGGCGACCTGCGTGACCGCCGCGCCGTCGCCGTTCCCGCGCTCGGCGCGCTCGGCGGGCTGTGCGTGCCGGTGGCGATCTACCTCGCGTTCAACCACTCCGGCCCCGCCGCGCACGGGTGGGGCGTCGTCATGTCGACCGACACGGCGTTCCTCATCGGCGTGCTGGCCCTGTTCGGCCCGCGATGCCCCGACCAACTGCGCCTGTTCCTGCTCACCCTCGCCGTCGTCGACGACCTGGGCGCGATCGGTGTGCTGGCCGTCGCCTACACGGCGCACGTGAGCTGGGTCGCGCTCGGCGCGGCGGCGGTGCTCGTGGGCGCACTCGGCTGGCTGCGCTGGATGCGCGAGTGGCGGCTTGGCCCGTACGCCATCGTGGGTGTCGCGCTGTGGTTCGCGGTGTACGCCTCGGGCGTGCATCCCACGCTCGCGGGAGTCGCGCTCGGCCTGCTCGTGCCCGCCTCGCGCGCCCGGCCCGACGACGTCGCCGCCGTCCCCGCCTATGCCCGCCGGCTCGCGCTGGAGACGACGGCCCAGCAACAGCACCTGACCGAGCTCGCCGCACGCGCCGCCGTCCCCGCAGGCGAGCGTCTGCAGCGTGTGCTGCACCCGTGGAGCGCGTTCGTCGTCGTGCCGGTGTTCGGGCTGGCCAACGCGGGTGTGCGCGTCGACGGCGAGGCGCTTCGGGTCGCGGCGACGTCGTCGCTGACCATCGGTGTCGCCGTCGCGCTCGTGGTGGGCAACGCCGCGGGCATCTTCGCCTTCTCGGCGATCGCGCTGCGCACAGGCCTGGGGCAACTGCCCGGGCGTGTGCGGTACTCACACCTGCTGGGCGGCGCGACCCTCGCGGGGATCGGGTTCACCATCGCGCTGTTCGTCACCGCGCTGGCCTTCGACGACCCGGCCCTGCGCGACCAGGCCAAGATCGGCATCCTGGCGGGCTCTTTGGTCGCGGCCGCGGCCGGTTCGGTGCTGCTGCGCTGGATGGGCGAGCGGTGGCCACTGTGCTCGCCCGGGAGCGGCGACGGCCCGCCGCCGACGCTGCCCGGGGGGCCGTGGCTCGCGCCGGAGTCGGGCGCGGACCAGCCGTTCGAGGGTGAGCCCGCCGCGGGGTGA
- a CDS encoding universal stress protein, with protein sequence MTVLVACNDSHHGVAALRAGIAEAARRHLPLAVLVLNPGDSVPASLAAELDALPAGVAPPAVTFRAADDEPSDAILDAADDAHATLVAIGTRNRSSEGTFVLGMTTQRVLLDASVPVLVVKAEYAQP encoded by the coding sequence ATGACCGTGCTCGTGGCCTGCAACGACTCCCATCACGGCGTGGCCGCACTGCGCGCGGGCATCGCCGAGGCCGCACGGCGACACCTGCCTCTCGCCGTCCTGGTGCTCAACCCCGGCGACTCCGTGCCCGCCTCGCTCGCCGCCGAGCTCGACGCGCTGCCCGCGGGCGTCGCCCCGCCCGCCGTGACCTTCCGCGCCGCCGACGACGAGCCGAGCGACGCCATCCTCGACGCCGCCGACGACGCGCACGCGACCCTGGTGGCCATCGGCACGCGCAACCGCTCAAGCGAGGGCACCTTTGTGCTGGGCATGACGACCCAGCGCGTGCTGCTCGACGCGTCGGTGCCCGTGCTCGTGGTCAAGGCCGAGTACGCCCAGCCCTGA
- a CDS encoding IclR family transcriptional regulator: protein MADPSPIGAVDKALLALDALARAGADGAPLADLAADVGVHKTTLHRTLAALRHRGYAEQTPGGAYRLGAAALTLASTFLREENLPGLLRPALTALSEQVDELVHLGALAGREIVYLDKVEPQRAVRVWSAVGRHRPAATTALGRAWLAAAQAAGDALDDAALARLAGDDADPAALRDALAQASARGYAEENQENEPGIACVAVAVLRAGRPIAAVSITAPAERLSGAARRARVGALLDTLPTLLPAGLTTPGVGP, encoded by the coding sequence GTGGCCGACCCGAGCCCCATCGGCGCCGTCGACAAGGCACTGCTCGCGCTCGACGCGCTCGCGCGCGCCGGCGCCGACGGCGCCCCGCTCGCCGACCTCGCCGCCGACGTCGGCGTCCACAAGACGACGCTGCACCGCACGCTGGCCGCGCTGCGCCACCGCGGCTACGCCGAGCAGACGCCCGGCGGCGCCTACCGCCTGGGCGCCGCCGCGCTCACGCTGGCCAGCACGTTCCTGCGCGAGGAGAACCTGCCCGGCCTGCTGCGCCCGGCCCTGACGGCCCTGAGCGAGCAGGTCGACGAGCTCGTGCACCTGGGCGCCCTGGCCGGGCGCGAGATCGTCTACCTCGACAAGGTCGAGCCGCAGCGGGCGGTGCGCGTGTGGTCCGCCGTCGGGCGCCACCGCCCCGCGGCGACGACGGCGCTGGGCCGCGCCTGGCTCGCGGCGGCGCAGGCCGCGGGCGACGCGCTCGACGACGCCGCCCTGGCGCGCCTGGCGGGAGACGACGCCGACCCCGCCGCGCTGCGCGACGCGCTCGCCCAGGCCAGCGCGCGCGGATACGCCGAGGAGAACCAGGAGAACGAGCCCGGAATCGCGTGCGTCGCCGTCGCCGTGCTGCGCGCCGGGCGCCCGATCGCCGCCGTGAGCATCACGGCGCCCGCCGAGCGCCTGTCCGGCGCTGCGCGGCGCGCGCGCGTCGGCGCCCTGCTCGACACCCTCCCCACACTGCTGCCCGCCGGCCTGACGACACCGGGCGTCGGCCCGTGA
- the eda gene encoding bifunctional 4-hydroxy-2-oxoglutarate aldolase/2-dehydro-3-deoxy-phosphogluconate aldolase, with amino-acid sequence MDATVLDRIAALRIVPVVVVDGADEGARLADALVAGGLPVAEITLRLPGALDALRAVAAEQPDVLVGAGTVVTADQVDEVVEAGAKFLVSPGTFEPVVRRAHELGVPILPGVATASDVMRALDLGVRVVKLFPASIAGGPAAIKALSAPFGQVRFMPTGGVNAANLHDYLDLPSVIAAGGSWMVERPLVTAGDWAEITRRTAQAVALAAPRSTTTEG; translated from the coding sequence ATGGACGCCACAGTCCTCGACCGGATCGCCGCGCTGCGCATCGTCCCCGTCGTCGTCGTCGACGGCGCGGACGAGGGCGCGCGCCTCGCCGACGCCCTCGTGGCGGGCGGTCTTCCCGTCGCCGAGATCACCCTGCGGCTGCCGGGCGCGCTCGACGCGCTGCGCGCCGTCGCCGCCGAGCAGCCCGACGTGCTCGTGGGCGCCGGCACCGTGGTCACCGCCGACCAGGTCGACGAGGTCGTCGAGGCCGGCGCCAAGTTCCTCGTCTCGCCCGGCACCTTCGAGCCCGTGGTGCGGCGCGCGCACGAGCTCGGCGTGCCGATCCTGCCCGGCGTCGCGACGGCGTCGGACGTCATGCGCGCCCTCGACCTGGGCGTGCGCGTCGTCAAGCTCTTCCCCGCCTCGATCGCGGGCGGCCCCGCCGCCATCAAGGCCCTCTCGGCCCCGTTCGGCCAGGTCCGGTTCATGCCCACGGGTGGCGTCAACGCCGCCAACCTGCACGACTACCTCGACCTGCCCTCGGTCATCGCCGCGGGCGGCTCGTGGATGGTCGAGCGCCCGCTGGTCACCGCGGGCGACTGGGCCGAGATCACCCGCCGCACGGCGCAGGCCGTCGCGCTCGCCGCGCCCCGCTCGACGACCACGGAGGGCTGA
- a CDS encoding sugar kinase, whose product MSTSITTRPAAECRYDVVALGEVMLRLDPGDRRIRTTRTFDAWEGGGEYNVARGLRRAFGLRGAVVTALADNEVGRLVEDFILTGGLDTSWIQWRAYDGIGRTVRNGLNFTERGFGVRGAVGVSDRGNTAIAQLRPQDVDWDALFSQGVRWLHTGGIFAALSESSADVAEAAMTAARKHGTIVSYDLNYRPSLWKGIGGPERAQEVNKRLASLVDVMIGNEEDFTASLGFEVEGVSEDLTDLDTGAFRAMIEQASAAYPNFQVIATTLRGVKTATRNDWGAIAWSRAEGFVEATHRPDLEIYDRVGGGDSFASGLAYGLLELDTLEQAVEYGAAHGAIAMTTPGDTTTATLAEVAKLAGGGSARVQR is encoded by the coding sequence ATGAGCACCTCGATCACCACCCGCCCCGCCGCCGAGTGCCGCTACGACGTCGTCGCGCTCGGTGAGGTCATGCTGCGCCTCGACCCGGGCGACCGCCGCATCCGCACCACCCGCACCTTCGACGCGTGGGAGGGCGGCGGCGAGTACAACGTGGCCCGCGGCCTGCGCCGCGCCTTCGGCCTGCGCGGCGCCGTCGTGACCGCGCTCGCCGACAACGAGGTGGGGCGCCTCGTGGAGGACTTCATCCTCACCGGCGGGCTGGACACCTCCTGGATCCAGTGGCGCGCGTACGACGGCATCGGACGCACAGTGCGCAACGGCCTCAACTTCACCGAGCGCGGCTTCGGCGTGCGCGGCGCCGTCGGCGTCTCCGACCGCGGCAACACCGCGATCGCGCAACTGCGCCCGCAGGACGTCGACTGGGACGCGCTGTTCTCGCAGGGCGTGCGCTGGCTGCACACCGGCGGCATCTTCGCCGCGCTGTCGGAGTCGTCCGCCGACGTGGCCGAGGCCGCCATGACCGCAGCGCGCAAGCACGGCACGATCGTGTCCTACGACCTCAACTACCGCCCCTCGCTGTGGAAGGGCATCGGCGGGCCCGAGCGCGCGCAGGAGGTCAACAAGCGCCTCGCCTCGCTCGTCGACGTGATGATCGGCAACGAGGAGGACTTCACGGCCTCGCTCGGCTTCGAGGTCGAGGGCGTCTCCGAGGACCTGACCGACCTGGACACGGGCGCGTTCCGCGCGATGATCGAGCAGGCCTCGGCCGCCTACCCGAACTTCCAGGTCATCGCCACCACGCTGCGCGGCGTCAAGACGGCGACGCGCAACGACTGGGGCGCCATCGCCTGGTCGCGCGCCGAGGGCTTCGTCGAGGCGACCCACCGCCCCGACCTGGAGATCTACGACCGCGTGGGCGGCGGCGACTCGTTCGCCTCAGGCCTGGCGTACGGGCTGCTCGAGCTCGACACGCTGGAGCAGGCGGTCGAGTACGGGGCGGCGCACGGCGCCATCGCGATGACCACGCCGGGCGACACGACGACGGCGACGCTGGCCGAGGTCGCCAAGCTGGCCGGCGGCGGCAGCGCCCGCGTCCAGCGCTGA
- a CDS encoding bile acid:sodium symporter yields the protein MRRVLGQWVDPFIVTLLAVLAVGLLLPLPGAALRALDVLARGGVALLFLLYGARLSTREVWRGLAHWRLQGGILAATFVLFPVVGLALARVVEPWVGAAFALGVAYVALLPSTVQSSVAFVSVARGNVAGAICGATVSNMLGMLVTPLLVLTLLSDAVAGGADVATVGLTRLGDVLLGLLAPFVVGQLAQPWVGGWVRARRPLTLAVDRGAILLVVLAAVAGATAAGTWAGVSAWAVLALLGVCAMLLAVVLAATWWGGKALGLDVPDRIALLQCGATKSLATGLPMAGVLLPAAAVGSVVVPVVLFHQLQLVVCSILARRLALRPPL from the coding sequence GTGCGGCGCGTTCTGGGGCAGTGGGTCGATCCGTTCATCGTCACGCTGCTGGCCGTCCTGGCGGTCGGGCTGCTCCTGCCGCTGCCCGGCGCCGCGCTGCGCGCGCTCGACGTCCTCGCGCGCGGCGGGGTCGCGCTGCTGTTCCTGCTCTACGGCGCCCGCCTCTCGACGCGCGAGGTATGGCGCGGGCTGGCCCACTGGCGGCTGCAGGGTGGAATCCTCGCCGCGACGTTCGTGCTCTTCCCGGTCGTGGGCCTCGCGCTCGCCCGCGTGGTCGAGCCGTGGGTCGGCGCCGCGTTCGCGCTTGGGGTCGCCTATGTCGCCCTGCTGCCCTCGACCGTGCAGTCCTCGGTCGCGTTCGTTTCGGTCGCGCGCGGCAATGTCGCCGGGGCGATCTGCGGCGCCACGGTCTCGAACATGCTGGGCATGTTGGTCACGCCGCTGCTCGTGCTGACCCTCCTGAGCGACGCCGTCGCGGGCGGCGCCGACGTCGCCACGGTGGGCCTGACCCGGCTCGGTGACGTGCTGCTCGGGCTGCTGGCCCCGTTCGTCGTCGGGCAGCTCGCCCAGCCGTGGGTGGGCGGATGGGTGCGCGCGCGCCGCCCGCTGACGCTCGCGGTCGACCGCGGCGCGATCCTGCTCGTGGTGCTCGCCGCGGTCGCGGGCGCGACGGCGGCCGGCACGTGGGCGGGGGTCTCGGCGTGGGCCGTGCTCGCGCTGCTGGGCGTGTGCGCGATGCTGCTCGCCGTCGTGCTGGCGGCCACCTGGTGGGGCGGCAAGGCGCTGGGCCTGGACGTCCCCGACCGCATCGCGCTGTTGCAGTGCGGGGCGACCAAGTCCCTTGCGACCGGCCTGCCGATGGCGGGCGTGCTGCTCCCCGCAGCGGCCGTGGGCTCCGTCGTCGTCCCGGTCGTCCTGTTCCACCAGCTCCAACTGGTCGTCTGCTCCATCCTCGCCCGCCGCCTAGCCCTCCGCCCACCCCTCTAA
- a CDS encoding SufE family protein, translating to MTDSTDLPAPLAEIRDSFLELGERDRLQLLLEFAGELPELPERYAASPALLEKVEECQSPVRAFAEVEADGVHFYATAPREAPTTRGFASILAQGLTGLTPQQVLAVPDDFAMTLGLTRAVSPLRLNGMTGMLTRAKRQIRTQLHPA from the coding sequence ATGACCGACTCCACCGACCTGCCCGCCCCGCTCGCCGAGATCCGCGACAGCTTCCTGGAACTCGGCGAGCGCGACCGGCTGCAACTCCTGCTGGAGTTCGCGGGCGAGCTGCCCGAGCTGCCCGAGCGGTACGCGGCGAGCCCGGCCCTGCTGGAGAAGGTCGAGGAGTGCCAGTCCCCCGTGCGGGCGTTCGCGGAGGTCGAGGCCGACGGCGTGCACTTCTACGCGACGGCTCCGCGTGAGGCGCCGACGACGCGCGGCTTCGCCTCGATCCTCGCCCAGGGGCTGACGGGCCTGACCCCGCAGCAGGTGCTCGCCGTCCCGGACGACTTCGCGATGACCCTCGGCCTGACCCGCGCCGTCAGCCCCCTCCGCCTCAACGGCATGACGGGAATGCTCACCCGCGCCAAGCGCCAAATCCGCACCCAACTCCACCCCGCCTAA
- a CDS encoding sulfurtransferase, producing the protein MTAPLDPSPKFAEYAHPDRLVSTQWLAQHLDDADVVVVESDEDVLLYETGHIPGAVKVDWHTDLLQPVERDYLDGAGFAALLGSKGIGRETTIVLYGDKNNWWAAYSAWVFTLFGHQDVRLLDGGRNLWAAEGRELTTDVVEPVAVDYPVVERDDVTYRAFRQDVLAHLGRGPLVDIRSPQEYTGERLHIPDYPEEGVLRGGHIPTARSVPWATAVAADGTYKTRAELEAIYREGGLGIQADDAVITYCRIGERSSHTWFALRFLLGLENVRNYDGSWTEWGNAVRVPIVTGDEPGEVPAALRTAVAAA; encoded by the coding sequence ATGACCGCACCGCTCGACCCGTCGCCCAAGTTCGCCGAGTACGCCCACCCCGACCGCCTCGTGTCGACGCAGTGGCTCGCGCAGCACCTGGACGACGCCGACGTCGTCGTCGTGGAGTCCGACGAGGACGTGCTGCTCTACGAGACCGGCCACATCCCCGGCGCCGTCAAGGTCGACTGGCACACCGACCTGCTGCAGCCCGTCGAGCGCGACTACCTCGACGGCGCCGGCTTCGCCGCGCTGCTCGGCTCCAAGGGCATCGGGCGCGAGACGACGATCGTGCTCTACGGCGACAAGAACAACTGGTGGGCCGCGTACTCGGCGTGGGTGTTCACGCTGTTCGGCCACCAGGACGTGCGCCTGCTCGACGGCGGCCGCAACCTGTGGGCCGCCGAGGGCCGCGAGCTGACCACCGACGTCGTCGAGCCGGTCGCGGTGGACTACCCCGTCGTCGAGCGCGACGATGTCACCTACCGCGCGTTCCGGCAGGACGTGCTCGCCCACCTGGGCCGCGGGCCGCTCGTCGACATCCGCTCGCCGCAGGAGTACACGGGTGAGCGCCTGCACATCCCGGACTACCCCGAGGAGGGCGTGCTGCGCGGCGGCCACATCCCCACGGCGCGCAGCGTCCCGTGGGCGACCGCGGTCGCGGCCGACGGCACGTACAAGACGCGCGCCGAGCTTGAGGCCATCTACCGCGAGGGCGGCCTCGGCATCCAGGCCGACGACGCCGTCATCACCTACTGCCGCATCGGCGAGCGGTCCTCGCACACGTGGTTCGCACTGCGCTTCCTGCTCGGCCTGGAGAACGTGCGCAACTACGACGGCTCGTGGACCGAATGGGGCAACGCGGTGCGCGTGCCGATCGTGACGGGCGACGAGCCCGGCGAGGTCCCGGCCGCGCTGCGCACCGCGGTCGCGGCCGCCTGA
- a CDS encoding GAF domain-containing protein → MRARTVPTASGRTASGGRSRRGSRWVRAAHDRFLATGTPPAGLDPVVAESWRRSLRSGVDPDEPHPGRILSADELAQYRERHPLAAAMPLARAMLIESAVDDGLVVAVSDDVGRLLWVEGASRARGAVDRVGFVEGAVWREESAGTNAPGTALATRRPVQVLGAEHFARPVQALNCAAAPVRDLRTGAVLGVLDVTGGRAAGSRMVLALVRATAASLEAELARIAREHSGAHTAPGAYAAPDALVAANGLVAANGLAAAEGLGAALTPGAAVDLSVLGPRPAFATPRGPAPLPLRHAEILLLLAAHPAGLGADELAVLLHPGELSDVAVRVEMSRLRHSVGPVHVGSRPYRLARPLRTDADVVRGCLAAGDAVGALAAYPGPLLRRSTAPGVERLRADLSAEVRAGALAAGGPALEAWVASPEGADDHEAWTRLAALAPPGGPLAARARAHLSVLDDLLR, encoded by the coding sequence ATGCGAGCGCGCACCGTCCCCACCGCGAGCGGTCGGACCGCCTCGGGCGGGCGGTCCCGTCGGGGCTCGCGGTGGGTGCGCGCCGCGCACGACAGGTTCCTCGCCACGGGCACGCCGCCCGCGGGGCTCGACCCTGTCGTCGCCGAGTCGTGGCGGCGCAGCCTGCGCTCGGGCGTCGACCCCGACGAGCCGCACCCCGGGCGCATCCTGAGCGCCGACGAGCTCGCGCAGTACCGCGAGCGCCACCCGCTCGCGGCCGCGATGCCGCTCGCGCGCGCCATGCTCATCGAGTCGGCCGTCGACGACGGCCTGGTGGTCGCGGTGTCCGACGACGTCGGCCGGCTGCTGTGGGTCGAGGGCGCCAGCCGGGCGCGCGGCGCCGTCGACCGTGTGGGTTTCGTCGAGGGGGCGGTCTGGCGCGAGGAGTCCGCCGGCACCAACGCCCCGGGCACGGCGCTGGCAACCCGCCGCCCCGTCCAGGTCCTGGGCGCCGAGCACTTTGCGCGCCCGGTCCAGGCGCTCAACTGCGCCGCGGCGCCCGTGCGCGACCTGCGCACGGGCGCCGTGCTCGGCGTGCTCGACGTGACGGGCGGACGGGCGGCGGGCTCGCGCATGGTGCTCGCGCTGGTGCGGGCCACGGCGGCGAGCCTGGAGGCCGAGCTCGCGCGGATCGCGCGCGAGCACTCCGGCGCGCACACGGCGCCCGGCGCGTACGCCGCGCCCGACGCGCTTGTCGCGGCGAACGGGCTCGTCGCGGCCAACGGGCTCGCGGCAGCCGAGGGGCTCGGCGCGGCGCTCACGCCCGGCGCCGCCGTCGACCTGTCCGTGCTCGGACCCCGCCCGGCCTTCGCCACCCCGCGTGGCCCGGCGCCCCTGCCCCTGCGCCACGCCGAGATCCTGCTGCTGCTGGCCGCCCACCCGGCAGGCCTCGGCGCCGACGAGCTCGCCGTGCTGCTGCACCCCGGCGAGCTGTCCGACGTCGCCGTGCGCGTCGAGATGTCACGCCTGCGCCACTCGGTCGGGCCGGTCCATGTGGGCTCGCGCCCCTACCGGCTCGCCCGGCCGCTGCGCACCGACGCCGACGTCGTGCGCGGCTGCCTCGCAGCCGGTGACGCCGTCGGCGCCCTGGCCGCCTATCCCGGGCCGCTGCTGCGCCGCTCCACGGCCCCCGGCGTCGAGCGGCTGCGCGCCGACCTGTCCGCAGAGGTGCGCGCGGGGGCGCTCGCCGCGGGCGGGCCCGCGCTTGAGGCGTGGGTCGCCTCACCCGAGGGCGCCGACGACCACGAGGCGTGGACTCGCCTGGCCGCGCTCGCCCCGCCCGGCGGCCCGCTCGCCGCGCGCGCCCGCGCGCACCTGAGCGTGCTCGACGACCTGCTGCGCTGA
- a CDS encoding aldehyde dehydrogenase family protein, protein MTVYAAPGQAGAVMEYKPRYDHWIGGEYVAPSSGEYFANPSPVTGQTFTEVARGNAADIDRALDAAHGAARAWGHTSATERANILNKIADRMEANLEKIAVAEAWENGKPVRETLAADIPLAIDHFRYFAGAIRAQEGSISEIDGDTIAYHFHEPLGVVGQIIPWNFPILMATWKLAPALAAGNAVVLKPAEQTPSSILYLMELLADLLPPGVVNVVNGFGAEAGKPLASSARIRKIAFTGETTTGRLIMQYASQNIIPVTLELGGKSPNIFFEDVASARDDFYDKALEGFTMFALNQGEVCTCPSRALIQESIYDQFIGEAIERTRAVKQGNPLDTETMIGAQASNDQLEKILSYIDIGKAEGAKVLTGGARADLGGDLAGGYYVTPTIFEGKNAMRVFQEEIFGPVVAVTTFSDFDDAIKTANDTLYGLGAGVWTRDIQKAYRAGREIEAGRVWTNNYHAYPAAAAFGGYKGSGVGRENHKMMLDHYQQTKNLLVSYSPTKLGFF, encoded by the coding sequence ATGACCGTCTACGCAGCCCCCGGCCAGGCCGGGGCCGTCATGGAGTACAAGCCGCGTTACGACCACTGGATCGGTGGGGAGTACGTCGCGCCGTCGAGCGGGGAGTACTTCGCCAACCCCAGCCCGGTCACGGGACAGACGTTCACCGAGGTCGCACGGGGGAACGCGGCCGACATCGACCGGGCGCTGGACGCCGCGCACGGCGCCGCGCGCGCGTGGGGCCACACGTCGGCGACCGAGCGCGCCAACATCCTCAACAAGATCGCCGACCGCATGGAGGCCAACCTCGAGAAGATCGCGGTGGCCGAGGCGTGGGAGAACGGCAAGCCGGTGCGCGAGACGCTCGCCGCCGACATCCCGCTCGCGATCGACCATTTCCGGTACTTCGCCGGGGCGATCCGCGCCCAGGAGGGCTCGATCAGCGAGATCGACGGCGACACCATCGCCTACCACTTCCACGAGCCGCTCGGAGTGGTCGGGCAGATCATCCCGTGGAACTTCCCGATCCTCATGGCCACGTGGAAGCTGGCGCCGGCGCTCGCGGCGGGCAACGCCGTCGTGCTCAAGCCCGCCGAGCAGACGCCGTCCTCGATCCTGTACCTGATGGAGCTGCTGGCCGACCTGCTGCCGCCGGGCGTGGTCAACGTGGTCAACGGGTTCGGCGCCGAGGCGGGCAAGCCGCTCGCGTCCTCCGCGCGCATCCGCAAGATCGCCTTCACGGGTGAGACCACCACGGGCCGCCTGATCATGCAGTACGCGAGCCAGAACATCATCCCGGTGACGCTCGAGCTGGGCGGCAAGAGCCCGAACATCTTCTTCGAGGACGTCGCCTCGGCACGCGACGACTTCTACGACAAGGCGCTCGAGGGCTTCACGATGTTCGCGCTCAACCAGGGTGAGGTGTGCACCTGCCCGTCGCGCGCGCTCATCCAGGAGTCGATCTACGACCAGTTCATCGGTGAGGCCATCGAGCGCACGCGCGCGGTCAAGCAGGGCAACCCGCTCGACACCGAGACGATGATCGGCGCGCAGGCCAGCAACGACCAGCTCGAGAAGATCCTGTCCTACATCGACATCGGCAAGGCCGAGGGCGCCAAGGTGCTCACGGGCGGCGCGCGCGCCGACCTCGGCGGCGACCTGGCGGGCGGGTACTACGTGACGCCCACGATCTTCGAGGGCAAGAACGCGATGCGCGTCTTCCAGGAGGAGATCTTCGGGCCCGTGGTCGCGGTGACGACGTTCAGCGACTTCGACGACGCCATCAAGACGGCCAACGACACGCTCTACGGCCTGGGCGCTGGGGTGTGGACGCGGGACATCCAGAAGGCCTACCGCGCCGGTCGCGAGATCGAGGCCGGGCGGGTGTGGACCAACAACTACCACGCCTACCCCGCGGCGGCGGCGTTCGGCGGGTACAAGGGGTCCGGCGTCGGGCGCGAGAACCACAAGATGATGCTCGACCACTACCAGCAGACCAAGAACCTGCTGGTCAGCTACAGCCCGACAAAGCTCGGCTTCTTCTGA
- a CDS encoding DUF779 domain-containing protein, translating to MTTAVARVAVTDDAAALLARLRRRHGELMFHQSGGCCDGSSPMCYPLGDFITGDADVHLGDLAVTPEDGEAFAVPVWMSRAQFEYWRHTHLTIDVVAGRGAGFSLEAPEGVRFLVRSRLLTDAEWEALGERPGR from the coding sequence ATGACGACGGCGGTGGCTCGCGTCGCCGTGACCGACGACGCCGCGGCGCTGCTCGCGCGGCTGCGACGACGGCACGGCGAGCTCATGTTCCATCAGTCGGGTGGCTGCTGTGACGGCTCGAGCCCGATGTGCTACCCGCTGGGCGACTTCATCACGGGCGACGCCGACGTCCACCTCGGCGACCTCGCGGTGACGCCCGAGGACGGGGAGGCGTTCGCCGTGCCCGTGTGGATGAGCCGTGCGCAGTTCGAGTACTGGCGGCACACGCACCTGACGATCGACGTCGTGGCGGGGCGCGGGGCCGGGTTCAGCCTGGAGGCGCCCGAGGGCGTGCGGTTCCTCGTGCGCTCGCGCCTGCTGACCGACGCCGAGTGGGAGGCGCTCGGCGAGCGCCCCGGACGGTGA